The following proteins come from a genomic window of Candidatus Bipolaricaulis sibiricus:
- a CDS encoding Oligopeptide transport system permease protein OppB, whose amino-acid sequence MYKPLLAMISYVVRRLLWAIPVLLAIMVVTFFLARAIPGGPFDFRGEKQLPETIRKNLEKKYGLDRPLHEQLGRWIWDAIRFDFGPSYASRAQTVNDILARTFPISFQLGVLALLLALCIGIPMGTIAAMKQNSIIDYGATFVAILGVSMPTMVIGPLLMWVFALILGWLPAARWGTDYTQLYLGFFPNIFSSKFWLHAILPSVTLGLAYSASIARLTRASLLQVIREDYMRTASAKGLPQRRVIILHGLRNSLIPVATVLGPMFAGIVTGSMVVEQIFGIAGMGKYFVTSVTNRDYPLIMGAVLLYSVLLVAANLLVDISYAWLDPRIRYD is encoded by the coding sequence ATGTATAAACCGCTGCTCGCCATGATCTCATATGTAGTACGGCGGCTCCTGTGGGCGATCCCGGTTCTTCTCGCGATCATGGTGGTTACGTTCTTCCTGGCTCGTGCGATCCCGGGAGGCCCGTTCGACTTCCGGGGTGAGAAACAGCTCCCGGAGACGATTCGCAAGAACCTGGAGAAGAAGTACGGCCTGGACCGCCCTTTGCACGAGCAACTGGGCCGCTGGATCTGGGACGCGATCCGGTTCGACTTCGGCCCCTCCTATGCCTCACGCGCACAGACCGTCAACGACATCTTGGCCCGGACGTTCCCGATCTCCTTCCAGCTGGGAGTCCTTGCCCTTCTGCTTGCGCTGTGCATCGGCATCCCGATGGGAACGATTGCGGCCATGAAGCAGAACTCGATCATCGACTACGGGGCAACGTTTGTGGCCATTCTCGGTGTGTCCATGCCCACGATGGTCATTGGTCCGCTGCTGATGTGGGTGTTTGCCCTCATCCTGGGGTGGCTGCCGGCAGCCCGCTGGGGAACCGACTACACGCAGCTCTACCTGGGGTTCTTCCCGAACATCTTCTCGAGCAAGTTCTGGCTCCACGCGATTCTGCCCTCGGTCACGCTCGGGCTGGCCTACTCGGCATCCATCGCTCGGCTCACGCGGGCCAGCCTTCTGCAGGTGATCCGCGAGGACTACATGCGCACGGCATCTGCCAAGGGCCTGCCGCAGCGGCGGGTGATCATCCTCCACGGACTGCGAAACAGCCTGATCCCCGTGGCGACGGTGCTGGGGCCCATGTTCGCGGGGATCGTGACGGGCAGCATGGTTGTGGAACAGATCTTCGGAATCGCCGGGATGGGGAAGTACTTCGTGACCTCGGTGACGAACCGAGACTACCCCCTGATCATGGGAGCCGTTCTCCTCTACTCGGTGCTCCTTGTTGCTGCCAACTTGCTCGTGGACATCAGCTACGCCTGGCTTGATCCGAGGATTCGGTACGACTGA